The proteins below come from a single Hyperolius riggenbachi isolate aHypRig1 chromosome 8, aHypRig1.pri, whole genome shotgun sequence genomic window:
- the LOC137527265 gene encoding olfactory receptor 1L6-like, which produces MDLKNQTISSFTLLGLSENPYLRLPLFSFFMVAYILCVLGNCLIVILILTQPQLHTPMYTLLGNLSIVDVCLTSITIPQALSALQTQNKIISFHGCFAQLFLFHTVGNMDSFLLAIMALDRYAAVCQPLQYTTIMGKRTCVTLITSSWAVVALHSTLYTAMISTLTYCGWVIHHYFCDVPALLVLSCTDTYARQLTVFIEGSLIVLGPMLFILGSYILIIREILKLRTSKNRRQTFSTCSSHLTVVILFYSSIIFMYFRPSSLYSLAYDQVISMVYSVIIPMLNPFLYSLRNKEVKEALKRVTRCYK; this is translated from the coding sequence ATGGACTTGAAGAACCAGACCATCAGTAGTTTCACTCTATTGGGTCTCTCAGAAAATCCCTATCTTCGGTTGCCTCTCTTCTCTTTCTTCATGGTGGCCTACATTCTCTGTGTTCTAGGCAACTGTTTAATCGTCATTCTCATCTTGACCCAGCCTCAGCTTCACACACCTATGTACACCTTACTGGGGAACCTCTCCATTGTGGATGTTTGCCTCACCTCGATTACTATCCCCCAAGCTCTTTCTGCCCTTCAGACTCAAAACAAGATCATCTCATTTCATGGCTGTTTTGCACAACTCTTCCTGTTCCATACTGTTGGTAACATGGACAGCTTCCTTCTGGCAATCATGGCCTTGGACAGGTATGCTGCTGTGTGCCAACCTTTGCAATACACAACCATCATGGGCAAGAGAACATGTGTTACTCTTATCACTTCCTCCTGGGCTGTTGTTGCTCTCCATTCCACCCTATACACAGCCATGATATCCACGCTCACGTATTGTGGTTGGGTGATTCACCATTATTTCTGTGATGTCCCAGCCTTGCTGGTACTGTCTTGCACAGACACTTATGCCCGACAGTTGACTGTCTTCATTGAAGGGTCCTTAATTGTCTTGGGGCCCATGTTGTTTATTTTGGGTTCCTACATCCTCATCATAAGAGAAATTTTGAAGCTGAGGACTTCCAAAAACAGGAGACAGACCTTTTCCACCTGTTCCTCTCACTTGACTGTGGTCATCCTTTTCTACAGCTCCATCATATTCATGTACTTTCGTCCAAGCTCCCTCTACTCATTAGCTTATGATCAAGTGATCAGTATGGTCTATAGTGTCATCATACCAATGCTCAACCCTTTTTTATACAGTCTGAGGAACAAGGAGGTCAAAGAGGCACTGAAAAGAGTGACACGGTGCTACAAGTAA